One genomic region from Limibacillus halophilus encodes:
- the deoA gene encoding thymidine phosphorylase: MEFFPQEVIRTKRDGKTLSGKEITQFINAMASGALEDSQAAAFAMAVYFQGMSRDETGALTLAMANSGQRLFWPDNDQVTLDKHSTGGVGDKVSLILAPLLASCGARVPMIAGRGLGHTGGTLDKLDSIPGYDTQPSLEKFQAVVAQAQCAIVGQTAELAPADRKLYAIRDVTATVESIPLITASVLSKKIAAGLDHLVMDVKVGSGAFMKDLDSAKALATSLVESGNKAGLPVRALLTDMNEPLGLTVGNTLEVLESIDFLAGKQRESRLLEVTLELGAAALEMAGLHPDSKMAKTALLTALDNGSAAETFGRMVAALGGPTDLIERAEQHLRVASVRRPVTAGATGYLSSCDAQALGLAVMALGGGRKQRQDRIDHSVGFRNILPLGSRVEFGQPIAEVVSNDPESAEIACDAYRSAIVFASECPAPSSVVISQVDS; encoded by the coding sequence ATGGAATTCTTCCCTCAGGAAGTCATTCGCACCAAGCGCGACGGAAAAACCCTTTCCGGCAAGGAGATCACGCAATTCATCAACGCCATGGCCTCTGGAGCGCTGGAAGACTCACAAGCGGCGGCTTTCGCCATGGCTGTATATTTTCAAGGCATGAGCCGCGATGAAACCGGCGCCCTCACGCTCGCTATGGCGAACTCTGGACAGCGGCTTTTCTGGCCCGATAATGACCAGGTCACTCTCGACAAGCATTCGACCGGCGGTGTCGGCGATAAGGTAAGCTTAATTCTGGCGCCTTTGCTTGCGAGCTGTGGTGCGAGAGTTCCTATGATCGCCGGGCGTGGCCTGGGACATACCGGGGGAACGCTGGATAAACTCGATTCCATTCCAGGCTATGATACCCAACCATCTCTAGAAAAATTCCAGGCGGTGGTGGCGCAAGCCCAGTGTGCCATTGTCGGCCAAACCGCAGAATTGGCGCCGGCGGATCGGAAGCTCTATGCCATCCGGGACGTCACGGCGACGGTTGAATCCATCCCTCTTATAACAGCGTCCGTCCTTTCGAAGAAAATCGCGGCTGGGCTTGATCACCTGGTGATGGACGTCAAGGTAGGCAGCGGGGCCTTCATGAAGGACTTGGACAGTGCCAAGGCTCTTGCCACGTCTCTGGTTGAAAGTGGCAACAAGGCTGGCCTGCCTGTCCGTGCCCTGCTGACGGATATGAACGAGCCGTTGGGGTTGACGGTCGGGAACACACTTGAGGTCTTGGAAAGCATTGATTTTCTCGCCGGAAAACAGCGCGAATCACGATTGTTGGAAGTCACATTGGAACTGGGCGCGGCTGCATTGGAAATGGCCGGTCTTCATCCAGACTCGAAAATGGCCAAAACCGCTTTGCTGACGGCGTTGGATAATGGCAGTGCCGCCGAAACCTTTGGTCGCATGGTCGCAGCACTCGGCGGCCCCACAGATCTTATTGAACGGGCTGAGCAACACCTTAGGGTTGCTTCGGTCCGACGCCCCGTTACTGCTGGGGCGACCGGCTATCTTTCATCCTGCGATGCGCAGGCCTTGGGGCTTGCGGTCATGGCGCTCGGTGGTGGTCGCAAACAGCGTCAAGACAGAATCGATCACAGCGTGGGTTTTCGTAACATTCTACCGCTGGGCAGTAGGGTCGAATTCGGTCAACCCATTGCCGAGGTTGTTTCCAATGATCCGGAATCTGCTGAAATTGCCTGCGATGCCTACCGCTCCGCTATCGTCTTTGCCTCAGAGTGCCCTGCCCCATCCTCAGTGGTGATATCCCAGGTCGATTCATGA
- the cdd gene encoding cytidine deaminase gives MNRQDLETFDPEMLRLARQARDNAHAPYSGFPVGACIRSSDGRYFVGCNVENASYPEGACAETGAISQMVAAGDRNITAVVIVAQGDRLCTPCGGCRQRLREFAGPETPVFICSPEELRKAFTLGELLPQAFGRQNDG, from the coding sequence ATGAATCGACAGGACTTGGAGACATTCGACCCGGAGATGCTGCGTTTGGCTCGGCAAGCGCGGGACAATGCCCATGCCCCTTACTCCGGCTTTCCGGTTGGTGCCTGCATCCGCTCATCCGACGGGCGCTATTTTGTCGGATGCAATGTCGAGAATGCCAGCTACCCGGAGGGTGCCTGCGCGGAAACCGGTGCGATATCGCAAATGGTCGCCGCAGGTGATCGCAACATAACGGCTGTCGTGATTGTCGCCCAGGGCGACCGGCTTTGCACACCTTGCGGCGGCTGCCGACAGCGGTTGCGTGAATTTGCTGGGCCGGAAACACCGGTGTTCATTTGCAGCCCAGAGGAATTGCGAAAGGCCTTTACGCTCGGCGAATTGCTGCCGCAAGCCTTTGGTCGGCAAAACGATGGGTGA
- a CDS encoding ABC transporter ATP-binding protein, translated as MLEVHGLEAAYNESQVLFGVDLTIGSGELVTLLGRNGMGKTTTVRCIMGLLKPKSGVINFAGRSIAGKASYRIARTGLGLVPEGRQIFPNLTVRENLIATARLPHSAGEQPERPWTLDRVMALFPILRERSAHWGNQLSGGEQQMLAIARALMTNPRLLILDEATEGLAPLIRDEIWSTLAELKAQGLALLVIDKHVSALADMADHHVILERGRVVWQGNSDDMRRNADLTQSYLGV; from the coding sequence ATGCTTGAAGTGCACGGTCTTGAGGCGGCCTATAACGAAAGCCAGGTTTTGTTTGGCGTCGATCTGACAATCGGATCGGGAGAACTTGTGACACTTCTGGGCCGCAATGGTATGGGCAAAACCACGACCGTGCGCTGTATCATGGGACTGCTGAAGCCAAAAAGTGGAGTGATCAATTTCGCGGGGCGCAGTATCGCGGGCAAGGCATCCTACCGGATTGCCCGTACCGGGTTGGGCCTTGTACCGGAAGGACGGCAGATATTCCCGAACCTGACTGTGAGAGAGAACCTCATCGCCACAGCTAGATTACCGCACAGTGCCGGCGAACAGCCTGAGAGGCCCTGGACCCTGGACCGGGTCATGGCCCTCTTCCCGATATTGCGGGAACGCTCCGCCCACTGGGGCAATCAACTCTCCGGCGGCGAACAGCAGATGCTGGCCATTGCCCGAGCCCTGATGACCAATCCACGATTACTGATACTCGACGAAGCCACCGAAGGCCTGGCGCCCCTGATTCGCGATGAAATTTGGTCTACCTTGGCCGAATTGAAAGCTCAAGGTTTGGCATTGCTGGTCATCGACAAACACGTAAGCGCCCTCGCGGACATGGCCGATCACCACGTGATCCTGGAACGGGGTCGGGTTGTATGGCAGGGCAATAGCGATGATATGCGGCGCAATGCCGACCTGACGCAGAGCTACCTTGGTGTCTGA
- a CDS encoding ABC transporter ATP-binding protein — protein sequence MTEALLQARSLSRRYGAIAACDAVDLDLLPGEIHAVIGPNGAGKSTLINLLSGLLKPDSGTVKLLGRDVTRSSAPQRALLGMARTFQITSIFPHFTAQQNVALAVQARQGHSFRFWQPTVKDYPLNDEARESLRKVGLIMRADQRASSLAHGERRQLELAMALAQAPKVLLLDEPMAGMGREDSQRMIILLSRLRMTAPILLIEHDMDAVFALADRISVLAGGRVIANGTPDAIRQDSLVREAYLGAGHEEIADA from the coding sequence ATGACTGAGGCACTGCTGCAAGCCAGGAGCCTAAGCCGCCGCTATGGAGCCATAGCAGCTTGTGACGCCGTCGACCTTGACCTGCTCCCCGGTGAGATTCACGCCGTCATTGGCCCGAACGGTGCGGGTAAGTCCACCTTGATCAACCTCCTTTCCGGGCTGCTGAAACCTGACAGCGGCACCGTCAAACTGCTGGGTCGTGATGTGACCCGTTCAAGCGCCCCGCAGCGAGCGCTGTTAGGCATGGCCCGCACGTTTCAGATAACCTCGATCTTCCCCCACTTCACTGCACAACAGAACGTGGCGTTGGCGGTGCAGGCAAGACAGGGCCATTCCTTTCGTTTCTGGCAACCCACCGTCAAGGACTACCCGCTTAACGACGAAGCGCGCGAATCGCTCCGCAAGGTTGGCCTGATAATGCGCGCGGACCAGCGTGCTTCCAGTTTGGCGCACGGAGAGCGCCGACAACTCGAGTTGGCCATGGCGCTCGCTCAAGCGCCGAAGGTACTCCTGCTGGATGAGCCCATGGCCGGCATGGGCCGTGAGGACAGCCAACGCATGATCATACTGCTGTCACGCTTACGCATGACCGCGCCAATATTGTTGATCGAGCATGATATGGACGCCGTGTTTGCGTTGGCCGACCGGATCTCGGTTCTCGCAGGCGGGCGTGTGATCGCCAATGGCACGCCGGATGCAATCCGCCAGGATTCTTTGGTTCGCGAGGCCTATCTCGGCGCTGGCCATGAGGAGATCGCCGATGCTTGA
- a CDS encoding branched-chain amino acid ABC transporter permease: MVDRKYATLLLLFFLVLPFVAEALGYGYVTGIATRILILGIAASSLNFILGFGGMVSFGHAAFLGAGAYIVGILSYHATLGSPISLGFIQWSATEEALIAWPLAMLVSGILALLIGAICLRTSGIYFIMITLAFAQMLFFLFISFRDYGGEDGLSLWSRSTLPALDLTDDRQFYYLTLALTALVVLFLGRVVRSRFGMVLKGARDNEQRMLALGFPVYRYKLVAFTLAGAIGGLSGALMANHTEFISPGLLSWHLSGELLVIVILGGIGSLLGPILGALAYIALEEVLSAWTTHWMIFLGPLLIFIVLFARSGLWGWIGGRESGHD, translated from the coding sequence ATGGTTGACCGCAAGTACGCCACACTCCTCCTCCTCTTCTTCCTGGTTCTGCCTTTCGTTGCAGAGGCATTGGGTTACGGCTATGTCACGGGAATTGCCACGCGGATACTAATCTTGGGAATTGCCGCCAGCAGCCTCAATTTCATCTTGGGTTTTGGCGGGATGGTCAGCTTTGGGCACGCGGCCTTTTTGGGCGCTGGCGCCTATATCGTTGGCATACTGAGTTACCACGCGACGCTAGGGAGCCCTATATCCCTGGGATTCATTCAATGGAGTGCGACCGAAGAAGCTCTGATCGCCTGGCCTTTGGCAATGCTCGTTTCGGGGATTCTGGCGCTGCTTATAGGTGCGATTTGCCTACGCACCAGCGGTATTTACTTCATCATGATCACGCTGGCCTTCGCGCAGATGCTCTTCTTTCTTTTCATCTCCTTTCGCGACTATGGCGGTGAGGATGGCCTGTCACTTTGGAGCCGCTCTACCTTGCCGGCGCTCGACCTCACGGATGACCGGCAATTCTACTATCTGACACTGGCGCTGACCGCCTTGGTCGTGCTGTTTCTCGGACGCGTTGTCCGTTCCCGTTTTGGAATGGTGCTCAAGGGCGCGCGCGATAACGAGCAGAGAATGCTGGCGCTCGGATTCCCGGTTTATCGCTATAAGCTCGTCGCCTTTACTCTCGCCGGTGCAATTGGTGGCCTATCCGGCGCTTTGATGGCAAACCACACGGAATTCATCAGTCCGGGCTTACTATCTTGGCACCTTTCCGGTGAATTGCTGGTTATCGTGATCCTGGGTGGCATCGGCAGTCTTCTTGGACCTATCCTCGGCGCTCTGGCCTACATCGCGCTGGAGGAAGTGCTGTCGGCTTGGACAACGCACTGGATGATATTCCTGGGGCCCTTGTTGATCTTTATCGTGTTGTTCGCACGCAGCGGCCTATGGGGTTGGATCGGCGGTAGGGAGAGCGGGCATGACTGA
- a CDS encoding branched-chain amino acid ABC transporter permease, translated as MLLLLEQILNGLQFGVMLFLLAAGLTLVLGIMNLVNLAHGSLYMVGAFVTAAVTSWSGSFMIGLAIALPATMLVGMLVEVIVLRRLYPRHHLDQVLATFGLILFFNELVRVLWGPRPVFLDVPEFLNGSVELLPGIPYPAYRLAIILVGLLVALFLYFLTQRTRIGMLIRAGASNREMVGALGVNVGLLYTIVFGIGAMLAGLAGVMAGPVYSVEMGMGEAILIQVFVVIVIGGIGSIRGALIGSILVGLVDTLGRSFLPTALRLIMDPSRADGMGSALSSMSIYMLMALVLFVKPQGLFRAHG; from the coding sequence ATGCTTCTTCTGCTGGAGCAAATTCTCAACGGCTTGCAGTTCGGTGTCATGCTGTTTCTTTTAGCGGCGGGACTGACCTTGGTTCTGGGCATTATGAATCTCGTCAATCTAGCGCATGGTTCGCTTTATATGGTTGGTGCCTTCGTGACGGCGGCCGTCACGAGCTGGAGCGGCTCCTTCATGATCGGTCTGGCGATCGCCTTACCCGCCACGATGCTGGTCGGCATGCTGGTCGAAGTTATCGTGCTGCGGCGGCTTTACCCCCGCCACCACCTTGACCAAGTGTTGGCTACCTTTGGTTTGATCCTGTTCTTCAACGAGTTGGTGCGAGTGCTCTGGGGGCCTCGGCCGGTGTTTTTGGATGTCCCAGAGTTTCTGAACGGGTCGGTGGAACTGCTGCCCGGCATTCCCTATCCCGCCTATCGCCTCGCGATAATCCTAGTGGGGTTGCTTGTCGCGTTATTCCTCTATTTTCTGACCCAACGCACGCGAATCGGCATGCTAATTCGCGCTGGTGCCTCCAATCGAGAAATGGTCGGTGCCTTGGGCGTCAACGTGGGGCTCTTGTACACAATCGTTTTTGGAATCGGAGCGATGCTCGCTGGCCTCGCAGGCGTCATGGCTGGACCCGTCTACTCTGTCGAAATGGGGATGGGCGAAGCTATCCTGATACAGGTTTTCGTGGTCATCGTGATTGGTGGCATCGGCTCGATCCGCGGCGCTTTGATCGGCTCAATATTGGTTGGGCTTGTCGATACCTTGGGGCGCTCGTTCTTGCCGACCGCCTTGCGTTTGATTATGGATCCCTCGCGCGCTGATGGCATGGGATCGGCGCTTTCTTCCATGTCGATTTACATGTTGATGGCATTGGTGCTCTTCGTAAAACCGCAGGGGCTGTTCCGCGCGCATGGTTGA
- a CDS encoding ABC transporter substrate-binding protein, with translation MKFGLKSIAVSAAIVLSWGAATVATAKAEAVKIGMITTLSGGGSALGIDIRDGFQLAVDQEGGKLGGAEIELIIEDDAREPDRATEIASRMVDRDQVDIMTGLVWSNLAIAIVPKVVRDDIIYISPNAGPSLLAGAGCNANYFNVAWQNDNLHEAIGQYLQDRGVGSAFILAPNYPAGQDALTGFKRYYKGDIKGELYTKLGQTDYAAEIAQVRDASPDAVFFFLPGGMGISFIKQYNQAGLDKSVPLYGPAFSFDQAILGAVGDAALGVINSSQWNKDLNNEANNRFVADFQKAYGRLPSLYASQGYDAARLIASALSATGGNVSDKDALRAAIKAANFDSVRGEFRFGNNNHPIQDIYVRRVIKEGDVLTNEIIGKAFHDHQDAYAADCKL, from the coding sequence ATGAAATTTGGTTTGAAGAGCATAGCTGTATCGGCAGCCATCGTATTGAGTTGGGGTGCCGCCACAGTTGCAACGGCAAAGGCAGAGGCCGTCAAGATAGGCATGATCACCACGCTCTCGGGCGGTGGCAGCGCATTGGGTATCGACATTCGCGACGGCTTCCAGTTGGCGGTTGATCAAGAGGGCGGCAAGCTAGGAGGCGCGGAGATCGAGCTGATTATTGAAGACGACGCCCGTGAGCCGGACCGCGCAACGGAGATTGCTTCGCGAATGGTCGATCGCGATCAGGTCGACATCATGACTGGCCTTGTTTGGTCCAACTTAGCCATCGCCATTGTCCCCAAGGTGGTACGCGACGACATTATCTACATCAGCCCGAATGCAGGCCCCTCGCTGCTTGCTGGCGCCGGGTGCAATGCAAATTACTTCAACGTTGCCTGGCAAAATGACAATCTGCATGAGGCCATCGGCCAGTATCTCCAGGACCGTGGCGTCGGCAGCGCCTTTATCCTGGCGCCGAATTACCCTGCTGGCCAAGATGCTCTTACAGGCTTCAAGCGCTACTACAAAGGCGACATCAAAGGCGAACTCTATACGAAGCTTGGTCAGACCGACTACGCCGCCGAGATCGCGCAAGTTCGCGATGCTTCCCCCGACGCCGTGTTTTTCTTCCTGCCCGGCGGCATGGGTATCTCCTTCATCAAGCAGTATAATCAAGCCGGGTTGGATAAATCCGTCCCTCTGTATGGGCCGGCATTCTCCTTCGATCAGGCGATACTGGGCGCAGTGGGAGATGCAGCTCTAGGCGTTATCAATTCCTCGCAGTGGAACAAGGACCTGAACAACGAAGCGAATAATCGCTTTGTTGCCGATTTCCAGAAAGCCTACGGTCGCCTGCCGTCGCTTTATGCAAGCCAGGGGTATGATGCGGCCCGACTGATAGCCAGCGCTTTGTCGGCTACCGGTGGTAACGTTTCGGACAAGGACGCGCTGCGGGCAGCAATCAAAGCCGCCAATTTCGATTCCGTCCGGGGTGAATTCCGTTTTGGGAACAACAATCACCCGATACAGGATATTTACGTGCGTCGGGTGATCAAAGAAGGCGATGTTCTGACCAATGAAATCATTGGCAAAGCGTTCCACGATCATCAGGACGCCTATGCCGCAGACTGCAAGCTCTAA
- a CDS encoding alcohol dehydrogenase family protein: protein MKLPELMSGMLLTGHGGLDKLQWRDNIPVPKPEHNEVLVEVLASSVNNTDINTRIAWYSKSVRGDTASASKQVAEAAEADGAWSGEPLVFPRIQGADCCGRIVAVGRDVPESRIGERVLLRAMQTVKTESGELQCRTLGSESDGAFAQYTKVSSFDALPVNCDWTDEELASIPCAYSTAEGMLQRIALGAERVLITGASGGVGSAAVQLAKRRGAHVAAMINPSKAKALGDIGADEIVGRDDPLPKDFFDAVVDLTAGPRWPDMITALRRGGRYVASGAIAGPLVELDVRTLYLRDLSLFGSTLQPDRILPDVISYIERGELRPLIAREFPLKELQAAQTAFLKKDFVGKIAIRHV from the coding sequence ATGAAACTTCCCGAACTAATGAGCGGTATGCTTCTAACAGGCCATGGCGGCCTCGATAAACTTCAGTGGCGCGATAACATTCCGGTGCCAAAACCAGAGCACAATGAAGTGCTGGTCGAGGTGCTCGCCTCGTCGGTTAACAATACCGACATCAACACGCGTATTGCCTGGTATTCGAAGTCGGTGCGTGGCGATACGGCTTCTGCGTCAAAGCAGGTCGCCGAGGCCGCCGAGGCCGATGGCGCTTGGTCAGGGGAGCCCTTGGTTTTCCCACGCATCCAGGGCGCCGACTGCTGCGGTCGAATTGTGGCTGTTGGAAGAGATGTTCCCGAGAGCAGGATCGGTGAGCGCGTGCTGTTGCGCGCGATGCAGACGGTCAAGACGGAGAGTGGTGAACTGCAATGCAGGACACTCGGTTCGGAGAGCGACGGTGCGTTTGCTCAGTACACCAAGGTATCTTCCTTCGATGCTTTACCGGTTAACTGTGACTGGACCGACGAGGAACTGGCCTCGATCCCTTGTGCCTACTCCACGGCGGAGGGGATGCTGCAGCGTATCGCGTTGGGCGCGGAGCGCGTTTTGATAACGGGCGCATCCGGAGGAGTCGGCTCCGCTGCGGTGCAGCTGGCAAAACGACGAGGTGCGCATGTTGCGGCTATGATCAACCCATCGAAAGCCAAAGCATTGGGCGACATCGGTGCCGATGAAATCGTCGGGCGAGACGATCCACTCCCTAAGGACTTCTTCGACGCTGTTGTCGATCTGACCGCGGGCCCGCGCTGGCCGGATATGATTACCGCACTACGGCGCGGCGGCCGTTATGTTGCATCGGGGGCGATTGCCGGTCCGCTGGTGGAGTTGGATGTACGCACGCTTTATCTCCGAGACTTGAGCCTCTTTGGATCAACGCTCCAGCCGGATCGGATACTGCCCGACGTCATCAGTTACATCGAACGCGGCGAACTAAGGCCGCTAATCGCCAGGGAGTTTCCACTCAAGGAACTTCAGGCTGCGCAGACAGCCTTCCTTAAAAAGGATTTCGTTGGGAAGATCGCGATCCGGCACGTCTAG
- a CDS encoding DEAD/DEAH box helicase has protein sequence MSFNDLGLSHELVQAVGELGYDKPTPIQEKAIPYVLMGRDVLGCAQTGTGKTASFTLPMIDILASGRAKARMPRSLILEPTRELAAQVGESFEKYGSHHKLSMALLIGGESMAQQEKKLDRGVDVLIATPGRLIDLFERGKIIMADARILVIDEADRMLDMGFIPDVEKIVARLPFPHQTLFFSATMPPEIKKLADKFLLNPKEISVAPPASPAETVVQRLVRCRREPQAKRAMLRQLIEREEIQTALIFCNRKRDVDILRRSLERHGYDAQALHGDMAQPKRMETLDDFRKGKIKFLVCSDVAARGLDIPAVSHVFNFDVPSHAEDYIHRIGRTGRAGRSGASFTIATSEDGKLLAAVERMLKRKIEELKLDGTSTDVAKPQQAEEANVGRNMTEASVETEAEKQAATTPQEAAAELSTEKSAATKPARSRRRKSTSKASPKASVAEDGTMPEANVEAKTEAKPKTPARAGKKTESKPQSSSKNRSDRYTTPFGDDTPAFLLRPVPLVA, from the coding sequence ATGAGTTTTAATGACCTTGGCTTGAGCCACGAACTGGTTCAAGCCGTGGGTGAGCTTGGCTATGACAAGCCTACCCCGATTCAGGAAAAAGCCATTCCCTACGTGCTGATGGGACGTGATGTCCTCGGCTGCGCCCAAACAGGCACGGGAAAAACGGCATCCTTCACCCTTCCAATGATCGATATTCTCGCTTCCGGCCGCGCAAAGGCAAGGATGCCGCGCTCGCTCATTCTTGAGCCGACGCGCGAGCTTGCCGCCCAGGTTGGCGAAAGCTTTGAGAAATACGGCAGTCATCACAAGCTTTCCATGGCGCTGCTGATTGGTGGCGAGTCCATGGCTCAGCAGGAAAAGAAACTCGACCGAGGCGTCGACGTCTTGATAGCCACGCCAGGTCGTCTGATCGACCTATTCGAGCGCGGCAAGATCATTATGGCCGACGCACGCATCCTGGTTATCGACGAAGCTGATCGCATGCTGGATATGGGCTTCATTCCCGACGTCGAGAAGATTGTGGCCCGCCTGCCCTTCCCGCACCAGACGCTGTTCTTCTCCGCAACGATGCCGCCGGAGATCAAGAAACTGGCAGACAAGTTCCTGTTGAACCCGAAGGAAATATCCGTCGCGCCACCCGCATCGCCCGCGGAAACGGTCGTACAGCGCCTCGTGCGCTGCCGACGCGAACCCCAGGCAAAGCGTGCTATGCTAAGGCAGTTGATTGAGCGGGAAGAAATTCAGACCGCTTTGATTTTCTGCAATCGCAAGCGTGATGTGGATATCCTGAGGCGCTCCTTGGAGCGGCATGGGTACGACGCCCAAGCGTTACACGGTGACATGGCTCAGCCCAAGCGAATGGAAACCCTGGATGATTTTCGCAAAGGGAAAATCAAATTCCTGGTGTGCTCGGACGTTGCCGCCAGAGGATTGGATATTCCGGCGGTATCTCACGTCTTTAATTTCGATGTTCCCAGCCATGCCGAAGACTATATTCACCGGATCGGGCGCACGGGTCGCGCGGGCCGCAGCGGTGCGTCCTTTACGATCGCGACATCGGAAGACGGAAAGCTGTTGGCAGCTGTCGAACGCATGTTAAAACGCAAGATCGAAGAGTTGAAGCTCGACGGCACAAGTACGGACGTAGCAAAGCCGCAACAAGCCGAGGAGGCAAACGTGGGCAGGAACATGACCGAAGCTTCCGTGGAAACCGAGGCTGAGAAACAAGCCGCTACTACGCCGCAGGAAGCCGCAGCGGAGTTGAGCACCGAAAAGTCAGCCGCAACCAAGCCCGCCCGCAGCCGTCGTCGCAAATCTACCTCTAAGGCCTCGCCCAAGGCTTCTGTAGCCGAAGATGGCACCATGCCTGAAGCAAATGTCGAAGCAAAAACAGAAGCAAAGCCAAAAACGCCTGCACGTGCTGGAAAGAAAACTGAAAGCAAACCGCAGAGCAGCAGTAAGAACCGTTCGGATCGTTACACCACGCCTTTCGGTGACGATACTCCGGCCTTCTTGCTCCGCCCCGTCCCGCTGGTTGCTTAA
- a CDS encoding alpha/beta fold hydrolase, with translation MTAEPMQLALLPGLLCDAELWRPQIEGLSDIAECHVADFKSQQTVGEMAATVLDQMPGTFCLAGLSMGGYVALEIMRRAPERVQRLALLDTTARADSAEQTRRRRGLIQLAEKGNFKGVTPRLLPMLIAERFLENDELKSVILGMAGRIGRDGFLNQQKAIMTRPDSLQELAGIKVPTLVLCGRDDVLTPPDRHEEMAAAIMDADLVVLGGCGHLSSLERPADVTAALRCWLLR, from the coding sequence ATGACTGCAGAGCCCATGCAACTGGCATTGTTGCCAGGCCTCCTTTGCGATGCTGAGCTTTGGAGGCCGCAGATCGAAGGGCTTTCGGATATTGCTGAGTGTCATGTGGCCGATTTCAAGAGCCAGCAGACGGTTGGCGAAATGGCGGCCACGGTTCTCGATCAGATGCCGGGCACTTTCTGTTTGGCCGGGCTTTCCATGGGCGGTTATGTCGCACTTGAGATTATGCGCCGTGCGCCAGAGCGTGTTCAGCGGTTGGCGTTGCTGGACACAACCGCACGCGCAGACAGCGCCGAACAAACACGTCGCCGTCGTGGGCTGATACAACTTGCGGAAAAAGGCAACTTCAAAGGTGTGACGCCGCGGCTCCTACCGATGCTGATCGCTGAGCGGTTTCTCGAAAATGACGAACTGAAGTCTGTCATTTTGGGGATGGCCGGACGCATAGGGCGCGATGGGTTTCTTAATCAGCAAAAGGCCATCATGACGCGGCCTGACAGCTTGCAAGAATTGGCGGGAATCAAGGTGCCGACGCTGGTGCTCTGTGGGCGCGATGACGTTTTGACACCGCCTGACCGGCACGAGGAAATGGCGGCGGCGATTATGGATGCCGATCTGGTGGTTCTGGGCGGTTGCGGACACCTCTCCAGTTTGGAGCGACCCGCTGACGTGACGGCTGCACTCAGGTGTTGGTTGCTACGTTAG